The genome window TATTGCAATGAGATGAGCCAAAGTGACTAGTGATcgataaagaatatatatgcttAAATAGGTTTGTGATGCTTTCTTTTACTTGTTACAcgcatttgctttttgctaCTTTTCTATACTACCCATCCACCCTACAAGTGTGTGGCAGGTATAATATAATGTCAAGAAAATGCCGtgaaaacaacagcaacaacaacagaagcattTTTATCACACATTGACCATGTGAAGCGTAAATTACCAACGAAACCAGAAAGATGCAGACACAGATAGAAtgcgaaaaatatatatagtatagcaGATAGTGACagcagaagagagagagagagaaagagaaagagagattgAAATAGACAAGAGGAACAAGCTAAGCAGTCTGTGGGAAAGCctcaaaaagttaaaagttaggCAGAAggcaattgcaaaataaaaatggcaacagCCAAATGCCAACGTTCAAGAAGGTGTCCAatggaatttaattaagtGAGCTGTCAAACGAATGACCAATAGGTGGCGCCACACATTGGAGCTAAAATAGAATAGAAGACAGGAGaagagaaatgaaaagaaatgaatggTTAGACCGGAAAGCGGATTGTCAGCTAAGCACATCAGGAATGGAAAGCCCACTTGTTGTTTGGCTTAACTTGGCATAGAGAATTCGTTAAAGAACGGAATTCGAACAGAAACAATCAGCAAGAAATTCCAATTCTTGCAATCGACATTcacttaaattcattaaaatcaaCTTATTTATACTGGATCCATTCGCTTAAGATTGCACTTTTATCAGATTTCTTGTAAATTCAGATTTACCTTAACTTTGCGTAAATATTCCCATCATAAATTGATATAATCATGTTGGCCATGCAGGCTTACTACTTTAAGTGCATATTTGCATTATTGATCATACGCATTGTTGTCCAGACTTTCGATGGCATATGCagcttttttaaataaatttatcacTTTGCGTAATAATACGCTCTTGTAGTGTATAAGTCACTTTTGAATCCGCCTTTCATGTCGCGAACTTTTATTAACTTGTCCTTCTccctgtgtatgtgtgtgtgattgtgaagtttttttttatcgcgTGTGAAGTCGATGTTGCATACTGATTGTTTACATTGTAGCTTTATTGCAAAAAATGCCAACGaactttgcctttggctttcgCTCTGGCTCTTGCTctggctgccgctgccgctgcaaCACCAGCTGCAGTTGGTTTCGACGTTATTAAGTTGACCCAGGCCAAGCTGACTGCAGAGCTGGGCATTAATTGTAAGCCAAAATCTCATTTCGTATGCAATCGAGAGTTGTACAATTTGATATGAAACGCCAGCCTCATCAATGACGCCAAACATGAAAGCCTTCATTAAAACgtaaatatcaaatttgcaacatttatttgcttcACTGTATGAGAGTGCATGTACATGTGTCAGTTTGGCCTATTGTGCTCTCCCAATCAAGGGCCGGTTTCAATTGCAACCGCAATTACGCTAAACAAAATTACGTATTTGTAAAATAACCAAATGGAAAGCCAGCTGAGGTTTGAGTGTGTAATCTACATGCATGtaaacacatatgtatattgtatacatAGATGGTCAAGTATTGGGCTCTCTCTtactcactctcactctcgaTCTGCCTGTGgttattttgtgtattatgCTCAACTGCCGCATGCATCAAAGTGACTGATTTCGCTTGCATGCTGcataaaagttgaaaacaaaaccacAGGCCACACACACGATttattttgtagcatactttttggctgCATTCCCATCAAACATTTCTTTTGAGATgttaattttgtaaacaattttgcCAATTTCGCAACACAACGATTACAATCAAATGGTTATAGATCAAAGATCtgcatttcttttaaaattataatacattaCTTTTTAGCACATCTAAATTTCTAGCCCTACTTCAAACCATAAATACTTATGCTTATGAATTTAGAGTATAAAATCTCGTAACTTCCTTCAAGTTCTAATTACGATttaaaataccgcaaaatataataatttctaaatttagcACTGCTTTTTTTAAGGCGTGTATTGTTAAATATACGGTTATCATATCTTATCTTTAATAAGTTAGGTAGTCTAgctataaaatgttttattttataaccAACCAGTTATCtatgatttattttcttttcgttgcGATTCATTTTCAACTACTGACTTTCATACTGACTgatattttgttgtaaaatattttcacaatatAGGTATTAGCTCAAATTGCTTAAGTTTTAGACTTTAAAAAATTGTGGGCtctaaatgaatttatatatcGATTATAATTTAGTGCATCGGAGTTCATATGAATGAATTTACTCTTTCATTAAGTCTTAAAGGGATTTTCACCAGTAAAATCCAGATCTTCTAAGATCGAGCGTTTGATTTATGGTAAAGATAAAAGTTTCAATGGCCTTGACATTTATGGATACTTTATGGATACGTTATCGTATTTTGTCTATGATATATCATCGACCACAATCTTCTAATGACATCCTAGAGGATGTAGTTCAGTAGGTGTCTTAAATATTGGAAGCTATGGTTCTTCTATATGTAGAcatcaaatatgaaaatgtgaTTTAAGAACCTTGTTGAGACTTTGATATTAAATATCTGgaaactaaataattattcTAAAGCGAAATATAAGAATTTCGATGTTATCTTAAAGATACAAactaaaaaatttttaaaagaaattgcaatcccaaatttataaaatatctggacaatttttaaataataaactgaCAATCGATTAGACatagcaataaattaaatatacttttttgcAAGAGATGGCTTATTTTGCCGATTGCATACATTTATGTAATGTTGTTTATAGAGATAGccattgattttattttatagatatTTAAGAGATATTTAGAGTTAAGAgatttttataatacaatttgattaaaCTTAAACAATACTGCTTTCTTCGTTACTGTTTACTTTATGACTGAccgctgctgctcctgctgcttctgttATACTTTTTACGACGAATGATACCGATAGCTAATGTCAACCCATACCGATAGGGTCTATCGACAAGTTAGCGGCCTCTTTGAACAAGTTTCATGTGGAAAAACATTATGTATCTAATTTCTAATATACTACACTAAAAGTCATATTCAATAAGTTTATCGTGGATACTTTGGTGTTGATGCCATGTTTATGGCATTTTAGCAGACAGAGTTCACTCGAAGTTAATGGAATGCACACTACAAAACTATTAGCATTTATCCCACCTTCAGCAGCGGAGCacgatgaggaggaggaggaaacACTATGCTAAGTACATTAACCAGACTGCTACTGCACATTCAACATACTATATAAGttaagtatgtatgtgtatattcGTGCATGCCTACACACAGAGATACTTTGCACAGTGCTACAATGGATGCTTAACAGCAGCCATTAGCAGCTTTGCCAAGACTCATGTGCAGTATATCGAGAGTGTTTTCCCCTTACCCTTTTCCGCCCCctacaccacacacacacacagtcggaCAGTCCATAACACAGCATCATAGCGCAGCAATGCCTTTGGTTACAACAATGGCAAAGTCTTTTTGGCCAGTGGAAAATGGCGAGCACACACTTTATGAACGGTGCATGCATAAAACTGCCAGGCAACTGCCAGGACCCCACCAGCAGGAGGACTACGGACCACCTCCATCACCCACCACTCGTCACGTGTTGTAGTATAAGCCAACGCTTTTCCAATTTCCGGTAGGAGCTCAGGAACAGCTacaggaggaggagcagcagctaCCAAGTGAGTGGAGACCAATGTATGGCCATTTAGCTGcattgtatttgtgtttttcattCCTCCTccagtgctgctgctgctgctgccccatGCCACACCACAGCAGCGGGTGACCATGGCGCATaactcacacatacaaacaacaacgacatcaCACAGGCATAGACACACAGATAGTTGAATACTTTGGCCAAAAACGCATCAGAAGCGCATTAATAATGTGCTCAGGCAATCGAAAATGCGATGCGGCAAGAGCCTTTTTGGTGGCTTGGGAGCGCAGTATAATGATGATACTCGTAATGATGGCCATGATGCTCACGATGGCAACAATATGCGTCATTCTAATGAGCAGCATCTGATGCTCTAAAGCTAAACCCGCCGCTGCCTCCTGTTTTTGGGTCTGTTGTAATCTTGTCAAGTAATTAATTTGTTCAATGACATCCTCAAGGTGTAAGCGAAGCCATTTAAAGTTGACGACAACCACGACGCAGATACTTGAAAACTCAAAAGTTACTACGCAAGCTGGCAACATGCTCTCTCTAGTTCATAGAGGAAGTGCTTGGGGCAAAGAGGAGGGGGGACAGCAAGTGCTCAGGTGTGAGAGAGTGGGCTAAGGAGTTGCTCAAGAAACTTGTCATGCATGCCCGGCGAAGTGTGTATCCGGCAAATGCCAGCGAGACAGCCAAGACAAATCGCACGCACCCGCAAGTGAGTTGCGAGGTTCGTTCAATAAGTTTGCACTAGTGTTGTGTAAGAATATACCAttaattttatagaaaatgGAGTACTGTTCAGTTTGAGgtattaaataaagttataaaattcattttaatcaattttaaaatctaaATGCTACCACACCAGTTTATAAGCTGGAGCTCGAGCTAAAGTGAACAACTTAACGAAATCGAACTAAAGATTATAAATGAGAAAGTAAACGATATATAACGATAAGTGTGAACTTATTCAGTTCGTTCCCTTAACTAAGTAATTTTTGTTCGTTGGTTCAAGAACTCATTTATGAACGACTCAACGTTACAAATCTTTGTATCAAGCGActgacaaattaaaatactttagcAACAGTATTTTTGTGTGGGATCGCTAAACACCGAAAATACATTGCTTAAATTCGCATACTATAGTAAGTCAAAAGTCGCCGTGAGTCATTATAATTGAAGATGATAAGTTAATATGCTTTTAAATGTATGAGTGTATTTATGTTATACGAATTTTggtaacaataataactacaaaaTTTTGAAGTACAATTACTACCGGATGCTTCGTTGCTTTGCtaacaatctgatatattttggactctatggtatatttaatataccaaatttaagctttaatagcattgtagtatttttgttgtatattaaattgatatattttaaaattaataccgcagtgctttgctttcattacTTGTTTTAACTTATGTGGGACCTTCAACATATCTTGCCAATCGATCTCAATGTTAACCAACTAGAAAATTTATCGTAAGtgaaaaaatcttttaattaaacaaccaaaattatataattttatttatttttgtgtgttatatCTCAGCAAATGTACAGAttcactttaattatttttctatgCTTTTCAATTGATGTGTGTACTTTGATAACTTTTGTAGCACCTCTCGCAATATAAAGTCAGCCTAAGTCTCCGAACTCAAAGTATCTGCTCTTCTAGCTGCGTGCGAAATCGGAAGtagctgctgctactgctgctgatgttgatgctgttggCTTAGTTGTAGTCGTCTCGAGTCCTTGGTCGCCTGGTCTCATGGTCTTATGGTCCTTTGGTGTCTCGGTCTGTGtgccgatgtcgatgtcgatgtcgatgtcgatgtcgatgccgatGTCGACACTGGGCGACAGGTGCTTCCGCATTTGAATGTCAACGGAAACCGCAACGGTACAACTTAGATAAACGTTTGCTCTTTAAATATGTGCGCCGCCGCTATACGAGCTCtaggtacacacacacacatcgacacacacatcaacactcacacacacatctacatTTAAGCATGTTAGGTGTGTAATAAGGTAGATGGGGATACGTTTATTGAGCGGCCGTCACCATGTTTGAGCAACTGAACACGTGCCTCAATGCTGACTACAACATATACATGGATAGTACTCGTAAAGCAAAGACATGTGAAGTGGTTTCGGCTTCAGGGAAGGAGGAGAACTTTGCTTTGGACTGGGCTTGATTGGATAGTTCTTTGCTTAGCTCATCCAGCCAACTGTGTGGGGATAGCAAGTTAAAGATAGCCAAGCTGTTTGTCTTGCCATGCATCGTTGAAATTGATTATGCACAAGGAAATTGTAGAAAGTGTAATTATAGATAAAGTCAAATGCATTTCATCACACCGCCCCAAGGTGTGTCAAACAAATACGCAcattatttaatcaatttaacgtaattgaatttattgtttctttttcgaTCACTTTGATTTGATGAATAAAAAGTAACAactaaatgtaatttattttgtatactcgctatccatagggtagaaagtttgattcctgaaaatttggttgttaTCAgctaaaaattgtagaagttatttaagaaatacttttgtatggtcttagttgctttggctgacaatctggtatattttgcactctatggtatattttaaatattgtactgtatcaatatatCTAAAAcagtagtatttttgtgatatatgattttgctatatttcatctcaaagtcgagcacacttaacttgttttatattttttttactttactatttgaataattatGAAAGTAAACATCATAtagaacaaaatattttcattccaaaatatactaaattctctctaaattaaatttgacttaatattaaattgtgtaCACAAAGagattatacaaaataaattatatcaaagctaacatattttattgctttaatcTTTAATAGCTTGTTTATTCAACTTATTTCactaatttcatttaagaaattaatttaaaattcagcaAAGAGCATAAgataatttcttattaaaaaaaattttaggagcagctcaaaaaaaaagtattttttacaCTAACAACTAATTTGATATGACAAAGTCAATGATTTGGAATTTGTTGTCGGTTTATTTTTAAGCGGTGGCGCATTTGGGAAATTcgattaaattgaaatcaatttcattcaatttagGCAAATGGTGCTGCGCTGAATCAAAATAAGCCTAAATAAAACTGCAATCACCTGGAATATGGCAAAAGTGCgaaagaaaaaacagaaattggTAAATTGCtagaaataaaatcaattaacaataaatgcgagcaattaaattcaatgtgGCAGGCGAAGGGGGCGATGGAAAGAGGCACAATGGTTTGCCGAACCACATATGAAAACAGGCCACTTAATTAAGCCAGAGCAGGGGAAAGAACCCAAACGCAAAAACAGAAGCCACATTTACACTCGGCAACATGGTGCAACGTGTTGCAGTTTACCGATTCCACCTTTTAAGTGCGAAACAATGTAATTTCATGGTAATCAGTCTGGGCCGGTTTAGAATTTAATGCCGGGCTCAAATTGGAGAGTCCACttccaaaaaacaaaacaaaaaaagaatggaACTAGAGCTGGTCAGGACAAACTACACAAATTTCCGTTTGGTCGCACAAAGCCAAAGGGCAGAGAGAATGCAAGAAGTGAGAGACATCGCATCGTGTTTTTGGAGCCGAAGCGAAACGAGTCGTTTGGCCAGAAAAATGTCAGTTTGCAATTTTCTATgccatttaaaataaatgaaaattgcgcTCGTCTGTGCTTTTGGGTGTGGCATAGTTTTAGGCGCTGCCCAGCGCGTGTTAACGTAAATaaattacacacatacactcgctCGCAGAGTGCGACAGATtgagggagagagtgagagagcgaggaGCGAGCGAGTCGAAGCGAAGCGACAATCAAGTGGTCAGTGGCATGCAGCTTATAAATCAGCGCAAAGCGCAGAACGTGGCAGCCATTTgggcgcagcagcagcatctatCGAGATAGATGGCCAGCAATGCGGGTCAGCATTGGCCCAGAGAAATTGACAGAGTTTGAGTTGACGATGGATGAGCGAATGAATAGATAGATGGATCGCCTGTATAAATGGTTAGCTATTTAGTTTCGGTTTGCTGCGGTTTGACTTTGTTTTGAGTTTGTGTTTAGGTCTCGGTTCGTGTTGGGGTTTGGTTCTGGGTCTGagtctgggtctgggtctgggtctgggGGTACACTCATTCGATTGCCCCTAATGTCTccctttttgcttttaatgccGCATTCGTACTGGGTCAATTGAAGGGAGCACACATTAGGGCCACATTCTGCTTTTTGACAAACTGCAcaccaattaaaaattaactaGCATCTGGTTGGGCCGCTGACAAAGCACTTTAACTATTTTCCAACTGCTAAAATGATTATTTCTATCGCATTGATGAATTGCAGCGATGATGGAAATTGAAAGTTATTTATACCCCTTTTGTTATggttgaaattaatattattttactttcattgttgtcgttttcTCTTactttgtaatatatattctcATAATACACTCCGCGTCATCAGGTTAGCGTCTCCTTCTTCCCCCTTCGCCCCTTCTGCTATTACTTCTGTTAAGCTGCACACAGTTTCGtagtatttttgattttaatgatCATCCCCTCTCTCATCAAATGTATGAGCTTGAGGTTTGGCCTGAATAGTTcatcttaaatatatttgctatactataaaacaattttgtaagcTGACTCAGTTGTTTAATAAATCTATACAAAGAAacgaaatataataataatatttgtaatccagctaaaaagtatgcaaataaataaaaaattaaattaaataatattcaaatataaacatatttttataatatgctTACCTATTGGTTTTCtttgaatgtatttttttcccagtataaaaattaaatttaataatattgaaatataaatataattttaaaatataaaatagtatataaatttatcaatttctTTCTTCGCTATTGGTTGTCTTCTAAAATTTCCTAGAATTTATGCTTGTTTATGAATCTGAAGTGCACTTCTAAATTGCTTCATTATTTCTgtaatttacattaattaattttacttatgctgacattaatgacatgcTCTTATTAAAACAAGTTACATTCACcaaatgtgtttattattttgtcaAGCAAAATGTAAGTTGTCAGGTCGTTAAATGCGTTTCACAAGTCAACTGCTTAACAGACAATTGTGGCATTTCTCAGAGGTGTGTGCAGAGCTGCTGAGGGCCCAGAGCACATTGTACATACTGAACATGCTTCTTCTATATATGAATGTACTATCgtatacgtatgtacatatgtatatgcacaCAGTGCACACCCAACATTCCTAGGGTCTTGACAGCATTAACAACAGTAACTATTTAAGTATCTACCGCAGTTGTCTTGCTGCTTCTTGTGTGCTCGCTACTCGGAATGCCAGAGAGAAGAGACTGCAACAATGCCATAGATTGTTGTGGCAATGCCAGTAACTGGTAACTGGCATAAAGAGAGCGGCCCAAGGACCGACTCACAAACCGCAGGCAGCCGCGTTCTGGGGTTCTCTGACTGCCTGCCATATGCGAAGCATATAAGTGAAAGCTTTAAGCTCTTGCCGCAACTGTTTCACAGTGAGCAAAGCAactgagcaaaaaaaaaaagcaacaagaacaaagaGAGCGCAAGCAACAGACTACAGAATATTGCTATGCAAGTATTTGTGCAAGTTATTTAAATGGCTTTGGACTGCATACTTTTTGGACGGCGCTCAATTCGCCGCCACCAGAGCCCCAAGCAATCAACTGTCTGACTTGCAATTGCAGTGGGAAAAACACAGCTTTCCCATCCCCGAAAACCCCCGGAAAAAAAACCCAGCCAAGATAAGCTACAAAAGCAATAACGTCATGCTCAGATGGATTCAGTTACTTTGAAGGAAGCAACACGTCAACTCATGTGGCCGCATTTAGCACTCATCTTTTGCCTGGCTGTCGCCAGCAGCAATGCCTACAACGTACCGAACGCGACTGTAAAGGTGAACACGCCTCGAGGATTTGAGGTTTCGATCCCGGATGAACCAGGCATCTCTCTGTTCGCTTTTCACGGCAAGCTCAATGAGGAAATGGATGATCTTAGCGATCAAACTTGGGCCACAGACATCGTTAGCTCACGGAACGGACGGTGGACATATCGCAATCGGCTACAGAAGCTGCAGCCAGGTGATGTACTCTATTATTGGATAACTGTCAGATACAATGGTCTAGACTACCACAACTACAATCTGGAATACAAAGTGTGTGAAGAAACAAAAGGTCAACGAAGCACAGAAACAAATGACGGGGGCGTTGCAAATCAAGATAATACACGACGAGCAGAAAGTGGAGTAGGAAATGTCGCTAAAAAAGATCAAGCAGCTAGTAAGCGAATCGAAGTGGGAAAGGCTGATAATGACGATAGCCAACGCATTAATGTGGAACACGCTGACCATGAAAATAGTCATCGCATTAATCTATATAGTAAGGACGGCAGCAAGCAATCTATCGTCATAAATGGCAAcccaacaataaatattttctttttatagaaTTCAAATGCACTTTGCCTGAAGTCTGTTAATAATAAGTCACGttaaagcaaatcaaatcTTATGGAAATCCAACATTTCTAAATCGCTCTcaatgtaaattattattaaaacgcAAACAATGATTACAGATATTTACTGTAGATTTCGTAGAATTCATTAAAGCTACACGCTAATACAATGCAGTGCATTGAATGCGTATTCTAGCCAATgtgcaaaatgtaaattcaatGATAAAGTATAATAGACTTTCAACAAAAACGAATTGATTATAAAACTTGGAAATTCGGACGGAGTTTATTTTTGCTAAGTACCCCcataagaaatttatttacatattgattgttaataacattttcatttgtatatCTATTAAGTATAAGACAATGCAATCAATCAACAAATTAATCTTTGCATTTATCCAAGCTATTAGTGTTTACATATTGTACAACTAAATATTGGTATTCAAATATATGAATTCCctacaaaagaaatatttaccTACGAAACTGTCAGAAAATTATGCCATCAAGTTGTTGCACACAGCTGAAGCATTAATGGCGtcactttaaattttatatttttctgctgaaaaccgaaaaataagtattttctATAACTAAAGAGATTgctttaaaagtaaaaattaccATTACCAAGTcagtttaatttgaatatctttaaaaatgttgaaaaagattagaaattttaagaatttgcaCCAAGCAAATTCAAGTATTCGTACATCAGTTGCTCATCTGTTTCCAATTTCGTATAATAAAGATTTACTGAAATCgttaaactttaatatttttgttcatCTTAAGTCGCGTTCGCAGCTTCGGTTTCATCATTTTCTTCAACATCATTTAATTCCGAACCCGATTCTTCGTCATCTGCAATAAGATTTTCAATGTATTCCTCAAATTCTGGGTATCACtcacaaccaaaaaaaaaaattaccaTTGACTTCAGAATCGTTCTCAGTATCATCATACAAAACAGtatttttatcattatttgttaaatactCTTCAGGTTCTTCGCTTTGTTTTGGAATTTCATCAAGTTCAAGAGCAGGAGCAAGTTGATGATTTACAGTTTTCTCGggattaattaatttaagaatgTCAGGAAATAAGTTTAGAATCGAAAATTTGCCATCGAATCTTGGGAGTTGTCCTAGCGTGTCCACAGGAAGATTGTTTtcaaaaaacacaatttgatTATTTGGAATTTTTCCACGTCCTGGTTGAAGAATTTTTGGGAAAAGGTCTAAAATCGAGTAGATTTGTTCAGCCGTGTTTTGAACTTGTTGTCTTTCCAAGGGAAGATCATTTTCAAAAAGGATAAATTCATCATTTTCAGGTTTTGTAAAAATGTCAGGAAAATCGTTTTGAGTCGAAAATACTTTAGTCTTAGGTCGAGGTTGTTCGACGCTAGaatctaaattattttgtCGTTCTTTGAAAAAATCGTCATCAACTCCAAGAAACAGTCCAACTATATATCCGAAGAGCCTTTCCCAAAATGCAGCGTTTCCTTTAATTGATACTTCTCCATAAGGGCGTTGTGCACTCGTAGAGACCGCTATTAGCaccaacaaaacacaaataaatctCATCATGATGGCGAAGAGATAAAAACTAATCTGGACAAAGCAAAGTGCTTCAATATTTATGTTCTCATACGtctaatgaaatttaaagaaataatcaaCTGTGGACCGAAACTAATGGTGCGTAATATCAccacattattattgtttccagcaatttatttattttataaacttatAGGTCAAGGTTATTAGTAGTTACTGATGTAAGCAAATAACAAAGCTGGGATACCCTCTTTCGGAAGTTCAAagatgcaaaaaaaatactgcagCTAATCAAAAGCAACTCGTTTTTATCTGATTTGTGGCGGCAAAAGAGGGCGTGGCagaattgcaaattattttgacCGACatgcaacaataaaaagtGTGTAAAAGAAAACTATATCTTTTATAAGTACCCcataagaaatttatttacatattgattgttaataacattttcatttgtatatCTTTTTAGTATAAGacaatcaatcaataaattaatctTTGTATTTATCCAAGCTATTAGTGCTTACATATTGTACAAACAAATGttgttattcaaatatatGAATTCCCTACAATAGAAATATTTACCTTCTTGTATAATTTACGTTCTTCCGCCAACagataaatatgaaaaacaaaataatcgAACTCAGGTCGATGGAGAGCTGTTAAAAACGGTCTGAAAAAGAAGTGTTTgaacatattaaattttggAGTGCCATCAACAAATTTGGACTGTGCACATGTCAAGCTCATAGCTCGTTGCATTGTTTTCCAAAGTGCAATAAATCAAAGGAGCACTTTGTCACAGATACCCGAAGTAAGTATCCGTGCAgaataaatcattttgaaaagTTCTCTCCGCATGCGTGTGAAATGCTGTGCGAGTAATGGCTGCTTCAAAATTACCACAATGCATTCAAAGTGTACAAGGACtcaaaccaaaacaaataagtGTCTTCGATTGGAGTGTATGTCGGACTAAAAGCTACCCTGCTTTGTACACAAGTGATGTACGATTGCACATTGATAGATAATTTGAAGTTATATTAATCGACACTGTGCacttcttttaaaatattcaataaatttaaaagcagACACTTTTACAGTAAACTCAAATTTACGACACACTTTTCAAGGGTA of Drosophila nasuta strain 15112-1781.00 chromosome 3, ASM2355853v1, whole genome shotgun sequence contains these proteins:
- the LOC132792137 gene encoding gram-negative bacteria-binding protein 3, yielding MWPHLALIFCLAVASSNAYNVPNATVKVNTPRGFEVSIPDEPGISLFAFHGKLNEEMDDLSDQTWATDIVSSRNGRWTYRNRLQKLQPGDVLYYWITVRYNGLDYHNYNLEYKVCEETKGQRSTETNDGGVANQDNTRRAESGVGNVAKKDQAASKRIEVGKADNDDSQRINVEHADHENSHRINLYKFKCTLPEVC
- the LOC132792136 gene encoding uncharacterized protein LOC132792136, with translation MMRFICVLLVLIAVSTSAQRPYGEVSIKGNAAFWERLFGYIVGLFLGVDDDFFKERQNNLDSSVEQPRPKTKVFSTQNDFPDIFTKPENDEFILFENDLPLERQQVQNTAEQIYSILDLFPKILQPGRGKIPNNQIVFFENNLPVDTLGQLPRFDGKFSILNLFPDILKLINPEKTVNHQLAPALELDEIPKQSEEPEEYLTNNDKNTVLYDDTENDSEVNDDEESGSELNDVEENDETEAANAT